A stretch of Saccharothrix texasensis DNA encodes these proteins:
- a CDS encoding metal-sensitive transcriptional regulator, with product MRGYTSDKDAVLKRLRRVEGQVRGLQRMVEDDEYCIDVLTQIAAATKALQAVSLGLLDEHLKHCVADALTRGGENADAKVREASEAIARLVRS from the coding sequence ATGCGGGGTTACACCTCTGACAAGGACGCCGTCCTCAAGCGCTTGCGCCGGGTCGAGGGGCAGGTCCGCGGCTTGCAGCGGATGGTGGAGGACGACGAGTACTGCATCGACGTCCTGACCCAGATCGCCGCGGCGACCAAGGCGCTCCAGGCCGTCTCCCTCGGGCTGCTCGACGAGCACCTGAAGCACTGCGTGGCCGATGCCCTCACCCGGGGTGGCGAGAACGCCGACGCCAAGGTCCGCGAGGCAAGCGAGGCCATCGCCCGCTTGGTGCGTTCCTAG
- a CDS encoding heavy-metal-associated domain-containing protein, with amino-acid sequence MAESTYTVTGMTCGHCVASVTEEVTKIDGVTGVDVDLPTGAVKVTSAAPVAEADVRAAVEEAGYALAG; translated from the coding sequence ATGGCCGAGTCCACTTACACCGTCACCGGCATGACCTGCGGCCACTGCGTCGCGTCCGTGACCGAGGAGGTCACCAAGATCGACGGCGTGACCGGCGTGGACGTCGACCTGCCGACCGGCGCGGTCAAGGTGACCAGCGCCGCCCCGGTCGCCGAGGCGGACGTCCGCGCCGCCGTCGAAGAGGCGGGTTACGCCCTCGCCGGCTGA
- a CDS encoding heavy metal translocating P-type ATPase — MAEARIELAITGMTCASCAARIERKLNKLDGVTATVNYATEKARVTFPEAVDPQVLVDQVEAAGYQAALPVPEQPGTPAATAEEDPTAALRRRLVVSAVLSAPVVLLAMVPAWQFTHWQWISLTLAAPVLVWGAWPFHRAAWTNLRHGAATMDTLVSMGTVAAFAWSLYALLFGTAGTPGMTHPFELTISRTDGAGAIYLEVAAGVTTFILAGRYFEARSKRRAGAALRALLELGAKDVAVLREGREVRIPIGELAVGDRFVVRPGEKIATDGVVADGSSAVDAGMLTGESVPVEVGPGDPVVGATVNAGGRLVVRATRVGGDTQLAQMARLVEEAQNGKAQAQRLADRISAVFVPVVIALSVGTLAFWLGAGGGVSGAFTAAVAVLIIACPCALGLATPTALLVGTGRGAQLGILIKGPEVLESTRRVDTVVLDKTGTVTTGRMSLVSVHTAADVTEDEVLRLAGALEHASEHPIAKAIATGALDRAGELPDVEGFQNLEGLGVRGVVDGHALVVGRERLLAEWGVHLDGPLAEAKRAAEEKGRTAVLVAWDGEARAVLVVADTVKPTSAEAIRQLRGLGLTPVLLTGDNEAAARAVAAEVGVAEVIAEVLPKDKVDVIARLQGEGKVVAMVGDGVNDAAALAKADLGLAMGTGTDAAIEAGDLTLVRGDLRAAVDAIRLSRRTLATIKGNLFWAFAYNVAALPLAAAGLLNPMIAGAAMAFSSVFVVSNSLRLRGFRGTATTRSGPTRSAGSTRGKVPAAA; from the coding sequence ATGGCTGAGGCGCGGATCGAACTGGCGATCACCGGCATGACCTGCGCCTCGTGCGCGGCCCGGATCGAGCGCAAGCTGAACAAGCTCGACGGCGTGACCGCGACCGTGAACTACGCGACCGAGAAGGCGCGCGTCACCTTCCCCGAGGCCGTCGACCCGCAGGTCCTGGTCGACCAGGTCGAGGCCGCCGGCTACCAGGCCGCGCTGCCCGTGCCCGAGCAGCCCGGAACCCCCGCCGCCACCGCTGAGGAAGACCCGACCGCCGCGCTGCGCCGGCGGCTGGTCGTGTCCGCGGTCCTCTCCGCCCCGGTGGTCCTGCTCGCCATGGTCCCGGCGTGGCAGTTCACCCACTGGCAGTGGATCTCGCTCACGCTGGCGGCTCCGGTGCTGGTCTGGGGCGCGTGGCCGTTCCACCGCGCCGCCTGGACGAACCTGCGCCACGGCGCGGCCACGATGGACACGCTGGTCTCGATGGGCACGGTCGCGGCCTTCGCCTGGTCGCTGTACGCGCTGCTGTTCGGCACCGCGGGCACGCCGGGCATGACGCACCCGTTCGAGCTGACGATCTCCCGCACCGACGGCGCCGGCGCGATCTACCTGGAGGTGGCGGCCGGGGTGACGACGTTCATCCTGGCGGGCCGCTACTTCGAGGCCCGGTCGAAGCGGCGGGCCGGCGCGGCCCTCCGCGCGTTGCTCGAACTCGGCGCGAAGGACGTCGCCGTGCTCCGCGAGGGGCGCGAGGTCCGCATCCCGATCGGCGAGCTCGCGGTCGGCGACCGGTTCGTGGTCCGGCCGGGCGAGAAGATCGCCACCGACGGCGTCGTGGCGGACGGCAGCTCGGCGGTCGACGCCGGCATGCTGACCGGGGAGTCCGTGCCGGTCGAGGTCGGCCCCGGCGACCCGGTGGTCGGCGCGACCGTGAACGCCGGCGGGCGGCTCGTGGTCCGCGCGACGCGGGTCGGCGGCGACACCCAACTGGCGCAGATGGCCAGGCTCGTCGAGGAGGCGCAGAACGGCAAGGCGCAGGCGCAGCGGCTCGCCGACCGGATCTCGGCGGTCTTCGTGCCCGTCGTGATCGCCCTCTCGGTCGGCACGCTGGCGTTCTGGCTCGGCGCCGGCGGCGGCGTGTCGGGCGCGTTCACGGCGGCGGTCGCGGTGCTGATCATCGCCTGCCCGTGCGCCCTGGGCCTGGCCACGCCGACCGCGCTGCTGGTCGGCACCGGGCGCGGCGCGCAGCTGGGCATCCTGATCAAGGGGCCGGAGGTGCTGGAGTCGACCCGGCGGGTGGACACCGTGGTGCTGGACAAGACCGGCACCGTCACCACCGGTCGGATGAGCCTGGTGTCCGTGCACACCGCCGCGGACGTGACCGAGGACGAGGTGCTGCGGCTGGCCGGCGCTCTGGAGCACGCCTCCGAGCACCCCATCGCCAAGGCGATCGCGACCGGCGCCCTGGACCGCGCGGGCGAGCTGCCCGACGTCGAGGGGTTCCAGAACCTCGAAGGGCTGGGCGTGCGGGGAGTGGTCGACGGGCACGCCCTGGTCGTCGGCCGCGAGCGGCTGCTGGCCGAGTGGGGCGTCCACCTGGACGGTCCGCTGGCCGAGGCCAAGCGCGCGGCGGAGGAGAAGGGGCGCACCGCGGTCCTGGTGGCGTGGGACGGCGAGGCGCGTGCGGTCCTGGTCGTGGCGGACACCGTGAAGCCGACGTCCGCGGAGGCGATCCGGCAGTTGCGCGGACTGGGCCTGACCCCCGTGCTGCTGACCGGTGACAACGAGGCCGCCGCGCGCGCCGTGGCCGCCGAGGTCGGGGTCGCCGAGGTCATCGCCGAGGTGCTGCCGAAGGACAAGGTGGACGTGATCGCCCGGCTCCAGGGCGAGGGCAAGGTCGTGGCGATGGTCGGCGACGGCGTGAACGACGCCGCCGCGCTCGCGAAGGCCGACCTCGGCCTGGCCATGGGCACCGGCACGGACGCGGCGATCGAGGCCGGTGACCTGACGCTCGTGCGGGGCGACCTGCGTGCGGCGGTGGACGCGATCCGGCTGTCACGGCGCACCCTCGCCACGATCAAGGGCAACCTGTTCTGGGCGTTCGCGTACAACGTCGCGGCGCTGCCGCTGGCGGCGGCCGGGCTGCTCAACCCGATGATCGCCGGCGCCGCGATGGCGTTCTCCAGCGTGTTCGTCGTGTCGAACAGCTTGCGGCTGCGTGGTTTCCGCGGCACCGCGACCACCCGGTCGGGGCCGACGCGGTCAGCGGGGTCCACCCGGGGCAAGGTGCCCGCCGCCGCCTGA
- a CDS encoding GNAT family N-acetyltransferase, translating into MYSVRGAGVEELDRIAPACAAACADEAVTAWALAGHDFSALFREWLASALTDHEVVIAERGGVVVGVSTWMALASAEPARRQAEAVAEQARANPALRRMAAAVALPHPDVPHLYLASMAVVPESRGRGVGTAILRHRLTRADDERQPVYLEASTPRSAALYARHGFVPSGAPHALPDDGPVLHPLWRPPRHPPRPASGTTGSGGGGHLAPGGPR; encoded by the coding sequence GTGTACAGCGTACGAGGTGCTGGTGTCGAGGAACTGGACCGGATCGCCCCGGCCTGCGCGGCGGCGTGCGCCGACGAGGCGGTGACCGCGTGGGCGTTGGCCGGGCACGACTTCTCCGCCCTGTTCCGCGAGTGGCTGGCAAGCGCGTTGACCGATCACGAGGTGGTGATCGCCGAACGAGGCGGGGTGGTCGTCGGCGTGTCCACGTGGATGGCGTTGGCGTCCGCGGAGCCGGCGCGGCGGCAGGCGGAGGCGGTGGCGGAGCAGGCCCGGGCGAACCCGGCGTTGCGGCGGATGGCGGCGGCGGTCGCGCTCCCCCACCCCGACGTGCCGCACCTGTACCTGGCCTCGATGGCGGTGGTCCCGGAGAGCCGCGGGCGAGGCGTCGGCACCGCCATCCTGCGCCACCGCCTCACCCGCGCCGACGACGAACGCCAACCCGTGTACCTGGAGGCGAGCACCCCGCGCAGCGCCGCGCTGTACGCGCGGCACGGCTTCGTCCCCTCCGGGGCTCCCCACGCCCTCCCCGACGACGGCCCCGTGCTGCACCCGCTCTGGCGCCCGCCGCGCCACCCCCCGCGTCCCGCGTCCGGGACGACCGGGTCAGGCGGCGGCGGGCACCTTGCCCCGGGTGGACCCCGCTGA
- a CDS encoding TetR/AcrR family transcriptional regulator translates to MQCAQCGAEITHPTRGRPRRYCGRSCQARAYRARKDGTVPRRSFVDSGAAAPLDRDLVVRAAIRLADDEGLAAVSMRLVAARLGASTMSLYRHVSGKDDLVTAMVDTVLADHRPPPPGATGWRALLDHEAREEWALYRRHPWSLAALGTTRPPLGRSVLETVDRFLAALPLDHRTALSVYLLVSGYVQGTAMMAVAESEAVRDTGVSARGWWHDRLGRLAGVVGSNRYPWLTELAADPPTPADLEGWFDFGLRRVLDGIAAFLEPDEPREAHDPGAAGSAAADRRR, encoded by the coding sequence GTGCAGTGCGCGCAGTGCGGTGCCGAGATCACGCACCCCACCCGGGGTCGGCCCCGGCGGTACTGCGGCCGGTCGTGCCAGGCGCGGGCCTACCGCGCGCGCAAGGACGGCACGGTCCCCCGGCGGTCCTTCGTGGACAGTGGAGCCGCGGCGCCGCTCGACCGCGACCTGGTGGTCCGCGCCGCCATCCGCCTCGCCGACGACGAAGGGCTCGCCGCCGTCTCGATGCGACTCGTCGCCGCCCGGCTCGGCGCCTCCACGATGTCCCTGTACCGGCACGTGTCCGGCAAGGACGACCTGGTCACCGCCATGGTCGACACCGTCCTCGCCGACCACCGCCCGCCCCCGCCCGGCGCGACCGGCTGGCGCGCCCTGCTCGACCACGAAGCCCGCGAGGAATGGGCGCTCTACCGGCGGCACCCGTGGTCGCTGGCCGCGCTCGGCACCACCCGCCCGCCACTGGGCCGCTCCGTCCTGGAGACCGTGGACCGGTTCCTGGCCGCCCTGCCCCTGGACCACCGCACCGCGCTCTCGGTCTACCTGTTGGTGAGCGGCTACGTGCAGGGCACGGCGATGATGGCGGTGGCCGAGTCCGAAGCGGTCCGCGACACCGGCGTCAGCGCCCGCGGCTGGTGGCACGACCGGCTCGGCCGCCTCGCGGGCGTGGTCGGCTCGAACCGCTACCCCTGGCTCACCGAACTGGCCGCCGACCCGCCGACCCCCGCCGACCTGGAGGGCTGGTTCGACTTCGGCCTGCGCCGGGTGCTGGACGGCATCGCCGCCTTCCTCGAACCCGACGAACCCCGGGAAGCCCACGACCCCGGCGCGGCGGGCTCAGCCGCGGCCGACCGCCGACGTTGA
- a CDS encoding LacI family DNA-binding transcriptional regulator produces MGRRRSDAVTLSDVARLAGVSISTASKAINARDEVAPATRERVLRAAAELSFQPNALARGLISGRTRTIGLLTDELGGRFAIPILLGVENALANEQMSVLLCDARGDAIRRRHYISTLLARQVDGFIILGDDNDVRPSLTRDIPVPVVYVYCESSDPADLSVIADDEGGARLAVEHLVSLQRRRIGHITGPRAYRAARDRVTALHRVLDEHGLGLAGGAPLYGEWSQRWGRHAAGMLLASDPDVDAVFCGNDQIATGVADTLSHWGKRVPEDVAIVGYDNWEEFAADCRPPLTTVDLDLERLGTTAARYLFEALDGRRPSGVVRQPCRLVVRESTSAVGRG; encoded by the coding sequence ATGGGCAGACGCCGGTCCGACGCGGTGACCCTCAGCGACGTGGCGCGGCTGGCCGGCGTCTCGATCTCCACCGCGTCCAAGGCCATCAACGCCAGGGACGAGGTCGCGCCCGCCACCCGCGAGCGCGTGCTGCGGGCCGCCGCCGAGCTGTCGTTCCAGCCCAACGCCCTGGCCCGCGGGCTCATCTCCGGTCGGACGCGCACCATCGGGCTGCTCACCGACGAGCTGGGCGGCCGGTTCGCCATCCCGATCCTGTTGGGGGTGGAGAACGCGTTGGCCAACGAGCAGATGTCGGTGCTGCTGTGCGACGCGCGCGGTGACGCGATCCGGCGCCGGCACTACATCAGCACGCTGCTGGCCAGGCAGGTCGACGGGTTCATCATCCTGGGCGACGACAACGACGTCCGGCCGTCGCTGACCCGGGACATCCCGGTGCCGGTCGTGTACGTGTACTGCGAGTCCAGCGACCCCGCGGACCTGTCGGTGATAGCCGACGACGAGGGCGGCGCGCGGCTGGCGGTGGAGCACCTGGTGTCGTTGCAGCGCAGGCGCATCGGCCACATCACCGGGCCGCGGGCCTATCGCGCGGCCCGTGACCGCGTGACCGCGTTGCACCGGGTGCTGGACGAGCACGGGCTGGGCCTGGCGGGCGGCGCGCCGCTGTACGGCGAGTGGTCGCAGCGCTGGGGCAGGCACGCGGCCGGGATGCTGCTGGCCAGCGATCCCGACGTGGACGCGGTGTTCTGCGGGAACGACCAGATCGCGACCGGTGTCGCGGACACGTTGTCCCACTGGGGGAAGCGAGTGCCGGAGGACGTGGCGATCGTCGGCTACGACAACTGGGAGGAGTTCGCCGCCGACTGCCGGCCGCCGCTGACGACCGTCGACCTCGACCTGGAACGGTTGGGCACCACGGCGGCGCGGTACCTGTTCGAGGCGTTGGACGGGCGTCGCCCGTCCGGGGTGGTCCGACAGCCGTGCCGGTTGGTCGTGCGCGAGTCAACGTCGGCGGTCGGCCGCGGCTGA
- a CDS encoding glycoside hydrolase family 127 protein — MPSRGRLRPLGQDEVRITGGFWRARQDVNATASLPHARSWQDRLGWTGNFTARNAASATRRGREFTDSEVYKLLEAMSWEVGRGTGETGALDAQIAELTGVVAAAQAADGYLHTAFGRPGQPARYSDMLWGHELYCTGHLLQAAVARARTGGGDADPLLAVARRAADHVCEAFGPDGTPGVCGHPEIELGLVELARLTGEQRYLDQAALFIERRGHRTLPRHHFGWSYFSDDQPVRQSTVLHGHAVRALYLAAATVDVAVETGDDELLRTVAAQFDRTLARRTYLTGGMGSRHADEAFGDDFVLPSDRAYSETCAGVAAIMLAWRLLLATGDGRYDEVIERILYNVVATAIGDDGRSFFYAHTLHQRTPTAASAADEEQLGFGGGPRAPWFEVSCCLPNAARLLAALSCYLVTVDDTGVRLHQYADSEISTRLDDGREVGLRVRAGLPDDGAVTVRVTKTDDQPWSITLRVPQWAAGAELVTTHGRRHVPVGDIVVYRSFAVGEEIRLELPTRPRFTAPDPRIDATRGCVAVERGPLVYCAESEGEVDLDTLRVDATVPPVDAGSGVEVRARFTAPGPDDWPYGAPRPADDRTRPSTPLNLVPYHRWARGGPSTMRVWLPAT, encoded by the coding sequence GTGCCTTCGCGAGGCAGGTTGCGCCCGCTGGGCCAGGACGAGGTCCGGATCACCGGCGGTTTCTGGCGGGCACGGCAGGACGTCAACGCCACCGCGTCCCTCCCGCACGCCCGGTCGTGGCAGGACCGCCTCGGCTGGACCGGCAACTTCACCGCCCGGAACGCCGCGTCGGCCACCCGCCGCGGCCGGGAGTTCACCGACTCCGAGGTCTACAAGCTGCTGGAGGCGATGTCCTGGGAGGTCGGGCGGGGCACGGGCGAGACCGGCGCCCTCGACGCGCAGATCGCCGAGCTGACCGGCGTGGTCGCGGCGGCCCAGGCGGCGGACGGCTACCTGCACACCGCGTTCGGTCGCCCGGGCCAACCCGCCCGGTACAGCGACATGCTGTGGGGCCACGAGCTCTACTGCACCGGGCACCTGCTGCAAGCCGCCGTCGCCAGGGCCCGCACCGGCGGCGGTGACGCCGACCCGCTGCTGGCCGTGGCCCGCCGCGCCGCCGACCACGTCTGCGAGGCGTTCGGGCCGGACGGCACGCCCGGTGTCTGCGGCCATCCGGAGATCGAGCTGGGCCTGGTGGAACTGGCCCGACTGACCGGTGAGCAGCGCTACCTGGACCAGGCCGCGCTGTTCATCGAGCGCCGGGGTCACCGCACGTTGCCGCGCCACCACTTCGGCTGGTCGTACTTCAGCGACGACCAGCCCGTGCGGCAGTCCACCGTGTTGCACGGCCACGCCGTGCGCGCGCTCTACCTGGCCGCCGCCACCGTGGACGTCGCGGTCGAGACGGGTGACGACGAGCTGCTGCGGACCGTCGCGGCCCAGTTCGACCGGACGCTGGCCCGGCGCACCTACCTCACCGGCGGCATGGGCTCCCGGCACGCCGACGAGGCGTTCGGCGACGACTTCGTGCTGCCGTCGGACCGGGCGTACTCCGAGACGTGCGCCGGGGTGGCGGCGATCATGCTCGCCTGGAGGCTGCTGCTGGCCACCGGCGACGGCCGGTACGACGAGGTGATCGAACGCATCCTCTACAACGTCGTCGCCACCGCGATCGGCGACGACGGCCGGTCGTTCTTCTACGCGCACACCCTGCACCAGCGCACGCCCACGGCCGCGTCGGCGGCGGACGAGGAGCAGTTGGGGTTCGGCGGCGGGCCGAGGGCGCCGTGGTTCGAGGTGTCGTGCTGCCTGCCGAACGCGGCCCGCCTGCTGGCCGCCCTCTCGTGCTACCTCGTCACGGTCGACGACACGGGCGTCCGCCTGCACCAGTACGCCGACTCCGAGATCTCCACCCGGCTGGACGACGGCCGCGAGGTGGGGTTGCGGGTGCGCGCCGGCCTGCCCGACGACGGCGCCGTGACCGTGCGCGTGACCAAGACCGACGACCAGCCGTGGTCGATCACCCTGCGGGTGCCGCAGTGGGCGGCGGGCGCCGAGCTGGTCACCACCCACGGCCGCCGGCACGTGCCGGTGGGCGACATCGTCGTGTACCGGTCGTTCGCGGTGGGCGAGGAGATCCGGCTGGAGCTGCCGACCCGGCCCCGCTTCACCGCGCCCGACCCGAGGATCGACGCGACGCGCGGGTGCGTGGCGGTGGAACGCGGGCCGCTGGTGTACTGCGCCGAGTCCGAGGGCGAGGTCGACCTCGACACCTTGCGCGTGGACGCCACCGTGCCGCCGGTCGACGCGGGGTCCGGCGTCGAGGTGCGCGCCCGGTTCACCGCCCCCGGCCCGGACGACTGGCCCTACGGCGCGCCGCGGCCGGCCGACGACCGCACCCGGCCGAGCACCCCGCTGAACCTCGTGCCGTACCACCGGTGGGCGCGCGGCGGCCCGTCCACGATGCGGGTCTGGCTGCCCGCCACCTGA
- a CDS encoding YdiU family protein — protein sequence MTRDPFGAAAGEPGEPVRADGRTTTTSAVVPGAVPCPAFFAAMQRSHVRGVAPGAVQG from the coding sequence ATGACGCGCGACCCGTTCGGGGCCGCGGCGGGGGAACCGGGGGAGCCGGTCCGCGCCGACGGCCGCACCACCACCACCTCCGCCGTGGTGCCCGGGGCAGTGCCCTGCCCCGCGTTCTTCGCCGCCATGCAACGCAGCCACGTCCGCGGGGTCGCCCCAGGAGCCGTCCAGGGCTGA